Proteins found in one Pagrus major chromosome 20, Pma_NU_1.0 genomic segment:
- the fbxo11b gene encoding F-box only protein 11 isoform X2 produces MNSVRATNRRPRRVSRPRPVQPERNNGDRDEEAPAAAAAEMAIEESGPGAQNSPYQLRRKTLLPKRTAAASATASACPSKGPMEGASTSSTEAFGHRAKRARVSGKSHDLPAPAEQYLQQKLPDEVVLKIFSYLLEQDLCQAACVCKRFSQLANDPILWKRLYMEVFEYTRPMMHPEPGRFYQVSPEEHEHPNPWKESFQQLYKGAHVKPGFAEHFYSNPGRYKGRENMLYYDTIEDALGGVQEAHFDGLIFVHSGIYTDEWIYIESPITMIGAAPGKVADKVVIENTRDSTFVFMEGSEDAYVGYMTIKFNPDDKSAQHHNAHHCLEITVNCSPNIDHCIIRSTCTVGSAVCVSGQGACPTIKHCNISDCENVGLYITDHAQGIYEDNEISNNALAGIWVKNHGNPIIRRNHIHHGRDVGVFTFDHGMGYFENCNIHRNRIAGFEVKAYANPTVVRCEIHHGQTGGIYVHEKGRGQFIENKIYANNFAGVWITSNSDPTIRGNAIFNGNQGGVYIFGDGRGLIESNDIYGNALAGIQIRTNSCPIVRHNKIHDGQHGGIYVHEKGQGVIEENEVYSNTLAGVWVTTGSTPVLRKNRIHSGKQVGVYFYDNGHGVLEDNDIYNHMYSGVQIRTGSNPKIRRNKIWGGQNGGILVYNSGLGFIEDNEIFDNAMAGVWIKTDSNPTLRRNKIHDGRDGGICIFNGGRGLLEENDIFRNAQAGVLISTNSHPILRKNRIFDGFAAGIEITNHATATLEGNQIFNNRFGGLFLASGVNVTMKDNKILNNQDAIEKAVSRGQCLYKISSYTSYPMHDFYRCHTCNTTDRNAICVNCIKKCHQGHDVEFIRHDRFFCDCGAGTLSNPCTLAGEPTHDTDTLYDSAPPIESNTLQHN; encoded by the exons ATGAACTCCGTCAGAGCCACCAACAGGAGACCCAGGCGAGTGTCGAGGCCGCGCCCGGTGCAGCCCGAACGGAACAACGGGGATAGAG ATGAGGAggctcctgcagcagctgcagcagagatggCTATTGAGGAATCCGGTCCAGGAGCTCAGAACAGTCCCTACCAGCTTCGACGCAAGACCCTGCTTCCCAAGAGAACCGCTGCTGCCTCTGCCACCGCCTCTGCCTGCCCCAGCAAGGGCCCAATGGAG GGAGCTTCCACTTCATCAACAGAGGCCTTTGGCCATCGAGCCAAGCGGGCACGAGTGTCCGGTAAGAGCCACGACCTGCCAG ccCCAGCAGAGCAATATCTGCAACAGAAGCTTCCAGATGAGGTAGTTTTGAAGATCTTCTCCTACTTACTGGAACAGGACCTCTGTCAGGCAGCTTGTGTCTGCAAGAGATTCAGCCAGCTAGCTAACGACCCCATCTTATG GAAGCGTCTATACATGGAGGTGTTTGAGTACACGCGTCCCATGATGCACCCTGAGCCCGGCAGGTTCTACCAGGTCAGCCCCGAGGAGCATGAACATCCAAACCCCTGGAAGGAGAGCTTCCAACAGCTG TACAAAGGCGCTCATGTAAAACCAGGCTTTGCTGAGCATTTCTACAGTAACCCTGGCAGATACAAAGGCAGAGAGAACATGCTG TATTATGACACCATTGAGGATGCGCTGGGAGGAGTACAGGAGGCCCACTTTGACGGTCTAATCTTCGTCCACTCTGGCATCTATACAGATGAGTGGATTTATATAGAGTCTCCCATCACCATGATTGGTGCAG CTCCTGGTAAAGTAGCAGATAAGGTGGTGATAGAGAATACTAGAGACTCAACGTTTGTCTTCATGGAGGGCTCAGAGGATGCCTATGTGGGATACATGACCATCAAG tttAATCCTGATGATAAGTCGGCACAGCACCATAACGCCCACCACTGTCTGGAGATCACCGTCAACTGCAGCCCCAACATCGACCACTGCATCATCCGCTCCACATGCACAG tgggttcagctgtgtgtgtgagtggccAGGGAGCGTGTCCAACCATCAAACACTGCAACATAAGTGACTGTGAGAACGTAGGACTGTACATTACGGATCACGCACAG GGCATttatgaagacaatgaaatcaGCAACAACGCGCTAGCAGGAATTTGGGTGAAAAACCACGGTAATCCCATCATTAGACGTAACCACATCCACCACGGACGAGATGTTGGAGTGTTCACCTTTGATCACGGCATG GGCTACTTTGAGAACTGCAACATCCATAGAAACCGTATTGCAGGCTTCGAGGTAAAGGCCTACGCCAACCCCACGGTGGTGCGCTGCGAGATCCATCACGGACAAACGGGAGGAATCTACGTCCACGAGAAGGGCAGGGGACAGTTTATAGAGAACAAAATCTATGCCAATAACTTCGCTGGTGTGTGGATCACGTCCAACAGTGACCCCACGATACG GGGAAATGCTATATTCAACGGTAACCAAGGAGGCGTGTACATATTTGGAGATGGCCGAGGTTTGATAGAGAGTAACGACATCTATGGTAACGCCTTGGCGGGAATCCAGATCCGAACCAACAGCTGCCCCATCGTACGGCACAACAAGATCCACGATGGACAGCACGGCGGCATCTATGTG CATGAGAAAGGCCAGGGGGTGATTGAGGAGAACGAGGTTTACAGCAACACACTGGCTGGAGTCTGGGTGACCACAGGCAGCACTCCTGTCCTCCGCAAGAACCGCATCCACAGTGGCAAACAG gttggtgtgtatttctacgaCAACGGTCACGGTGTGTTGGAAGACAACGACATCTATAATCACATGTACTCTGGTGTACAAATAAG GACGGGGAGCAACCCAAAGATCAGGCGCAACAAGATCTGGGGAGGCCAGAATGGAGGGATTTTAGTCTACAACTCAG GTTTGGGCTTTATCGAGGACAATGAGATCTTTGACAACGCCATGGCCGGGGTGTGGATCAAGACGGACAGCAACCCCACGCTGAGACGGAATAAGATTCATGACGGCAGAGACGGAGGCATCTGCATCTTCAATGGAGGCAGAG GTCTGCTGGAAGAGAACGATATCTTCAGGAACGCTCAGGCCGGTGTGCTCATCAGCACCAACAGCCATCCAATACTCCGCAAGAACCGCATTTTTGACGGCTTCGCTGCAG gtATTGAGATCACTAACCACGCCACAGCCACGCTGGAGGGCAACCAGATCTTCAACAATCGCTTCGGAGGCCTGTTTCTGGCCTCGGGGGTCAACGTCACCATGAAAG ATAACAAGATTCTGAATAACCAGGATGCCATTGAGAAGGCGGTGAGCAGAGGACAGTGTCTCTACAAGATCTCCAGCTACACCAGTTACCCCATGCACGATTTCTACAG ATGTCACACCTGTAATACAACAGATAGGAACGCCATCTGTGTTAACTGCATCAAAAAGTGCCACCAAGGGCACGATGTAGAGTTTATACGGCACGATCG GTTTTTCTGTGACTGCGGAGCGGGAACGTTGTCCAACCCGTGCACGCTGGCCGGAGAGCCCACACACGACACAGACACTCTGTATGACTCGGCGCCGCCCATCGAGTCCAACACGCTGCAACATAACTGA
- the fbxo11b gene encoding F-box only protein 11 isoform X1, translated as MNSVRATNRRPRRVSRPRPVQPERNNGDRDEEAPAAAAAEMAIEESGPGAQNSPYQLRRKTLLPKRTAAASATASACPSKGPMEGASTSSTEAFGHRAKRARVSGKSHDLPAAPAEQYLQQKLPDEVVLKIFSYLLEQDLCQAACVCKRFSQLANDPILWKRLYMEVFEYTRPMMHPEPGRFYQVSPEEHEHPNPWKESFQQLYKGAHVKPGFAEHFYSNPGRYKGRENMLYYDTIEDALGGVQEAHFDGLIFVHSGIYTDEWIYIESPITMIGAAPGKVADKVVIENTRDSTFVFMEGSEDAYVGYMTIKFNPDDKSAQHHNAHHCLEITVNCSPNIDHCIIRSTCTVGSAVCVSGQGACPTIKHCNISDCENVGLYITDHAQGIYEDNEISNNALAGIWVKNHGNPIIRRNHIHHGRDVGVFTFDHGMGYFENCNIHRNRIAGFEVKAYANPTVVRCEIHHGQTGGIYVHEKGRGQFIENKIYANNFAGVWITSNSDPTIRGNAIFNGNQGGVYIFGDGRGLIESNDIYGNALAGIQIRTNSCPIVRHNKIHDGQHGGIYVHEKGQGVIEENEVYSNTLAGVWVTTGSTPVLRKNRIHSGKQVGVYFYDNGHGVLEDNDIYNHMYSGVQIRTGSNPKIRRNKIWGGQNGGILVYNSGLGFIEDNEIFDNAMAGVWIKTDSNPTLRRNKIHDGRDGGICIFNGGRGLLEENDIFRNAQAGVLISTNSHPILRKNRIFDGFAAGIEITNHATATLEGNQIFNNRFGGLFLASGVNVTMKDNKILNNQDAIEKAVSRGQCLYKISSYTSYPMHDFYRCHTCNTTDRNAICVNCIKKCHQGHDVEFIRHDRFFCDCGAGTLSNPCTLAGEPTHDTDTLYDSAPPIESNTLQHN; from the exons ATGAACTCCGTCAGAGCCACCAACAGGAGACCCAGGCGAGTGTCGAGGCCGCGCCCGGTGCAGCCCGAACGGAACAACGGGGATAGAG ATGAGGAggctcctgcagcagctgcagcagagatggCTATTGAGGAATCCGGTCCAGGAGCTCAGAACAGTCCCTACCAGCTTCGACGCAAGACCCTGCTTCCCAAGAGAACCGCTGCTGCCTCTGCCACCGCCTCTGCCTGCCCCAGCAAGGGCCCAATGGAG GGAGCTTCCACTTCATCAACAGAGGCCTTTGGCCATCGAGCCAAGCGGGCACGAGTGTCCGGTAAGAGCCACGACCTGCCAG cagccCCAGCAGAGCAATATCTGCAACAGAAGCTTCCAGATGAGGTAGTTTTGAAGATCTTCTCCTACTTACTGGAACAGGACCTCTGTCAGGCAGCTTGTGTCTGCAAGAGATTCAGCCAGCTAGCTAACGACCCCATCTTATG GAAGCGTCTATACATGGAGGTGTTTGAGTACACGCGTCCCATGATGCACCCTGAGCCCGGCAGGTTCTACCAGGTCAGCCCCGAGGAGCATGAACATCCAAACCCCTGGAAGGAGAGCTTCCAACAGCTG TACAAAGGCGCTCATGTAAAACCAGGCTTTGCTGAGCATTTCTACAGTAACCCTGGCAGATACAAAGGCAGAGAGAACATGCTG TATTATGACACCATTGAGGATGCGCTGGGAGGAGTACAGGAGGCCCACTTTGACGGTCTAATCTTCGTCCACTCTGGCATCTATACAGATGAGTGGATTTATATAGAGTCTCCCATCACCATGATTGGTGCAG CTCCTGGTAAAGTAGCAGATAAGGTGGTGATAGAGAATACTAGAGACTCAACGTTTGTCTTCATGGAGGGCTCAGAGGATGCCTATGTGGGATACATGACCATCAAG tttAATCCTGATGATAAGTCGGCACAGCACCATAACGCCCACCACTGTCTGGAGATCACCGTCAACTGCAGCCCCAACATCGACCACTGCATCATCCGCTCCACATGCACAG tgggttcagctgtgtgtgtgagtggccAGGGAGCGTGTCCAACCATCAAACACTGCAACATAAGTGACTGTGAGAACGTAGGACTGTACATTACGGATCACGCACAG GGCATttatgaagacaatgaaatcaGCAACAACGCGCTAGCAGGAATTTGGGTGAAAAACCACGGTAATCCCATCATTAGACGTAACCACATCCACCACGGACGAGATGTTGGAGTGTTCACCTTTGATCACGGCATG GGCTACTTTGAGAACTGCAACATCCATAGAAACCGTATTGCAGGCTTCGAGGTAAAGGCCTACGCCAACCCCACGGTGGTGCGCTGCGAGATCCATCACGGACAAACGGGAGGAATCTACGTCCACGAGAAGGGCAGGGGACAGTTTATAGAGAACAAAATCTATGCCAATAACTTCGCTGGTGTGTGGATCACGTCCAACAGTGACCCCACGATACG GGGAAATGCTATATTCAACGGTAACCAAGGAGGCGTGTACATATTTGGAGATGGCCGAGGTTTGATAGAGAGTAACGACATCTATGGTAACGCCTTGGCGGGAATCCAGATCCGAACCAACAGCTGCCCCATCGTACGGCACAACAAGATCCACGATGGACAGCACGGCGGCATCTATGTG CATGAGAAAGGCCAGGGGGTGATTGAGGAGAACGAGGTTTACAGCAACACACTGGCTGGAGTCTGGGTGACCACAGGCAGCACTCCTGTCCTCCGCAAGAACCGCATCCACAGTGGCAAACAG gttggtgtgtatttctacgaCAACGGTCACGGTGTGTTGGAAGACAACGACATCTATAATCACATGTACTCTGGTGTACAAATAAG GACGGGGAGCAACCCAAAGATCAGGCGCAACAAGATCTGGGGAGGCCAGAATGGAGGGATTTTAGTCTACAACTCAG GTTTGGGCTTTATCGAGGACAATGAGATCTTTGACAACGCCATGGCCGGGGTGTGGATCAAGACGGACAGCAACCCCACGCTGAGACGGAATAAGATTCATGACGGCAGAGACGGAGGCATCTGCATCTTCAATGGAGGCAGAG GTCTGCTGGAAGAGAACGATATCTTCAGGAACGCTCAGGCCGGTGTGCTCATCAGCACCAACAGCCATCCAATACTCCGCAAGAACCGCATTTTTGACGGCTTCGCTGCAG gtATTGAGATCACTAACCACGCCACAGCCACGCTGGAGGGCAACCAGATCTTCAACAATCGCTTCGGAGGCCTGTTTCTGGCCTCGGGGGTCAACGTCACCATGAAAG ATAACAAGATTCTGAATAACCAGGATGCCATTGAGAAGGCGGTGAGCAGAGGACAGTGTCTCTACAAGATCTCCAGCTACACCAGTTACCCCATGCACGATTTCTACAG ATGTCACACCTGTAATACAACAGATAGGAACGCCATCTGTGTTAACTGCATCAAAAAGTGCCACCAAGGGCACGATGTAGAGTTTATACGGCACGATCG GTTTTTCTGTGACTGCGGAGCGGGAACGTTGTCCAACCCGTGCACGCTGGCCGGAGAGCCCACACACGACACAGACACTCTGTATGACTCGGCGCCGCCCATCGAGTCCAACACGCTGCAACATAACTGA
- the fbxo11b gene encoding F-box only protein 11 isoform X3 — protein MNSVRATNRRPRRVSRPRPVQPERNNGDRDEEAPAAAAAEMAIEESGPGAQNSPYQLRRKTLLPKRTAAASATASACPSKGPMEGASTSSTEAFGHRAKRARVSAAPAEQYLQQKLPDEVVLKIFSYLLEQDLCQAACVCKRFSQLANDPILWKRLYMEVFEYTRPMMHPEPGRFYQVSPEEHEHPNPWKESFQQLYKGAHVKPGFAEHFYSNPGRYKGRENMLYYDTIEDALGGVQEAHFDGLIFVHSGIYTDEWIYIESPITMIGAAPGKVADKVVIENTRDSTFVFMEGSEDAYVGYMTIKFNPDDKSAQHHNAHHCLEITVNCSPNIDHCIIRSTCTVGSAVCVSGQGACPTIKHCNISDCENVGLYITDHAQGIYEDNEISNNALAGIWVKNHGNPIIRRNHIHHGRDVGVFTFDHGMGYFENCNIHRNRIAGFEVKAYANPTVVRCEIHHGQTGGIYVHEKGRGQFIENKIYANNFAGVWITSNSDPTIRGNAIFNGNQGGVYIFGDGRGLIESNDIYGNALAGIQIRTNSCPIVRHNKIHDGQHGGIYVHEKGQGVIEENEVYSNTLAGVWVTTGSTPVLRKNRIHSGKQVGVYFYDNGHGVLEDNDIYNHMYSGVQIRTGSNPKIRRNKIWGGQNGGILVYNSGLGFIEDNEIFDNAMAGVWIKTDSNPTLRRNKIHDGRDGGICIFNGGRGLLEENDIFRNAQAGVLISTNSHPILRKNRIFDGFAAGIEITNHATATLEGNQIFNNRFGGLFLASGVNVTMKDNKILNNQDAIEKAVSRGQCLYKISSYTSYPMHDFYRCHTCNTTDRNAICVNCIKKCHQGHDVEFIRHDRFFCDCGAGTLSNPCTLAGEPTHDTDTLYDSAPPIESNTLQHN, from the exons ATGAACTCCGTCAGAGCCACCAACAGGAGACCCAGGCGAGTGTCGAGGCCGCGCCCGGTGCAGCCCGAACGGAACAACGGGGATAGAG ATGAGGAggctcctgcagcagctgcagcagagatggCTATTGAGGAATCCGGTCCAGGAGCTCAGAACAGTCCCTACCAGCTTCGACGCAAGACCCTGCTTCCCAAGAGAACCGCTGCTGCCTCTGCCACCGCCTCTGCCTGCCCCAGCAAGGGCCCAATGGAG GGAGCTTCCACTTCATCAACAGAGGCCTTTGGCCATCGAGCCAAGCGGGCACGAGTGTCCG cagccCCAGCAGAGCAATATCTGCAACAGAAGCTTCCAGATGAGGTAGTTTTGAAGATCTTCTCCTACTTACTGGAACAGGACCTCTGTCAGGCAGCTTGTGTCTGCAAGAGATTCAGCCAGCTAGCTAACGACCCCATCTTATG GAAGCGTCTATACATGGAGGTGTTTGAGTACACGCGTCCCATGATGCACCCTGAGCCCGGCAGGTTCTACCAGGTCAGCCCCGAGGAGCATGAACATCCAAACCCCTGGAAGGAGAGCTTCCAACAGCTG TACAAAGGCGCTCATGTAAAACCAGGCTTTGCTGAGCATTTCTACAGTAACCCTGGCAGATACAAAGGCAGAGAGAACATGCTG TATTATGACACCATTGAGGATGCGCTGGGAGGAGTACAGGAGGCCCACTTTGACGGTCTAATCTTCGTCCACTCTGGCATCTATACAGATGAGTGGATTTATATAGAGTCTCCCATCACCATGATTGGTGCAG CTCCTGGTAAAGTAGCAGATAAGGTGGTGATAGAGAATACTAGAGACTCAACGTTTGTCTTCATGGAGGGCTCAGAGGATGCCTATGTGGGATACATGACCATCAAG tttAATCCTGATGATAAGTCGGCACAGCACCATAACGCCCACCACTGTCTGGAGATCACCGTCAACTGCAGCCCCAACATCGACCACTGCATCATCCGCTCCACATGCACAG tgggttcagctgtgtgtgtgagtggccAGGGAGCGTGTCCAACCATCAAACACTGCAACATAAGTGACTGTGAGAACGTAGGACTGTACATTACGGATCACGCACAG GGCATttatgaagacaatgaaatcaGCAACAACGCGCTAGCAGGAATTTGGGTGAAAAACCACGGTAATCCCATCATTAGACGTAACCACATCCACCACGGACGAGATGTTGGAGTGTTCACCTTTGATCACGGCATG GGCTACTTTGAGAACTGCAACATCCATAGAAACCGTATTGCAGGCTTCGAGGTAAAGGCCTACGCCAACCCCACGGTGGTGCGCTGCGAGATCCATCACGGACAAACGGGAGGAATCTACGTCCACGAGAAGGGCAGGGGACAGTTTATAGAGAACAAAATCTATGCCAATAACTTCGCTGGTGTGTGGATCACGTCCAACAGTGACCCCACGATACG GGGAAATGCTATATTCAACGGTAACCAAGGAGGCGTGTACATATTTGGAGATGGCCGAGGTTTGATAGAGAGTAACGACATCTATGGTAACGCCTTGGCGGGAATCCAGATCCGAACCAACAGCTGCCCCATCGTACGGCACAACAAGATCCACGATGGACAGCACGGCGGCATCTATGTG CATGAGAAAGGCCAGGGGGTGATTGAGGAGAACGAGGTTTACAGCAACACACTGGCTGGAGTCTGGGTGACCACAGGCAGCACTCCTGTCCTCCGCAAGAACCGCATCCACAGTGGCAAACAG gttggtgtgtatttctacgaCAACGGTCACGGTGTGTTGGAAGACAACGACATCTATAATCACATGTACTCTGGTGTACAAATAAG GACGGGGAGCAACCCAAAGATCAGGCGCAACAAGATCTGGGGAGGCCAGAATGGAGGGATTTTAGTCTACAACTCAG GTTTGGGCTTTATCGAGGACAATGAGATCTTTGACAACGCCATGGCCGGGGTGTGGATCAAGACGGACAGCAACCCCACGCTGAGACGGAATAAGATTCATGACGGCAGAGACGGAGGCATCTGCATCTTCAATGGAGGCAGAG GTCTGCTGGAAGAGAACGATATCTTCAGGAACGCTCAGGCCGGTGTGCTCATCAGCACCAACAGCCATCCAATACTCCGCAAGAACCGCATTTTTGACGGCTTCGCTGCAG gtATTGAGATCACTAACCACGCCACAGCCACGCTGGAGGGCAACCAGATCTTCAACAATCGCTTCGGAGGCCTGTTTCTGGCCTCGGGGGTCAACGTCACCATGAAAG ATAACAAGATTCTGAATAACCAGGATGCCATTGAGAAGGCGGTGAGCAGAGGACAGTGTCTCTACAAGATCTCCAGCTACACCAGTTACCCCATGCACGATTTCTACAG ATGTCACACCTGTAATACAACAGATAGGAACGCCATCTGTGTTAACTGCATCAAAAAGTGCCACCAAGGGCACGATGTAGAGTTTATACGGCACGATCG GTTTTTCTGTGACTGCGGAGCGGGAACGTTGTCCAACCCGTGCACGCTGGCCGGAGAGCCCACACACGACACAGACACTCTGTATGACTCGGCGCCGCCCATCGAGTCCAACACGCTGCAACATAACTGA
- the fbxo11b gene encoding F-box only protein 11 isoform X4: MNSVRATNRRPRRVSRPRPVQPERNNGDRDEEAPAAAAAEMAIEESGPGAQNSPYQLRRKTLLPKRTAAASATASACPSKGPMEGASTSSTEAFGHRAKRARVSAPAEQYLQQKLPDEVVLKIFSYLLEQDLCQAACVCKRFSQLANDPILWKRLYMEVFEYTRPMMHPEPGRFYQVSPEEHEHPNPWKESFQQLYKGAHVKPGFAEHFYSNPGRYKGRENMLYYDTIEDALGGVQEAHFDGLIFVHSGIYTDEWIYIESPITMIGAAPGKVADKVVIENTRDSTFVFMEGSEDAYVGYMTIKFNPDDKSAQHHNAHHCLEITVNCSPNIDHCIIRSTCTVGSAVCVSGQGACPTIKHCNISDCENVGLYITDHAQGIYEDNEISNNALAGIWVKNHGNPIIRRNHIHHGRDVGVFTFDHGMGYFENCNIHRNRIAGFEVKAYANPTVVRCEIHHGQTGGIYVHEKGRGQFIENKIYANNFAGVWITSNSDPTIRGNAIFNGNQGGVYIFGDGRGLIESNDIYGNALAGIQIRTNSCPIVRHNKIHDGQHGGIYVHEKGQGVIEENEVYSNTLAGVWVTTGSTPVLRKNRIHSGKQVGVYFYDNGHGVLEDNDIYNHMYSGVQIRTGSNPKIRRNKIWGGQNGGILVYNSGLGFIEDNEIFDNAMAGVWIKTDSNPTLRRNKIHDGRDGGICIFNGGRGLLEENDIFRNAQAGVLISTNSHPILRKNRIFDGFAAGIEITNHATATLEGNQIFNNRFGGLFLASGVNVTMKDNKILNNQDAIEKAVSRGQCLYKISSYTSYPMHDFYRCHTCNTTDRNAICVNCIKKCHQGHDVEFIRHDRFFCDCGAGTLSNPCTLAGEPTHDTDTLYDSAPPIESNTLQHN, from the exons ATGAACTCCGTCAGAGCCACCAACAGGAGACCCAGGCGAGTGTCGAGGCCGCGCCCGGTGCAGCCCGAACGGAACAACGGGGATAGAG ATGAGGAggctcctgcagcagctgcagcagagatggCTATTGAGGAATCCGGTCCAGGAGCTCAGAACAGTCCCTACCAGCTTCGACGCAAGACCCTGCTTCCCAAGAGAACCGCTGCTGCCTCTGCCACCGCCTCTGCCTGCCCCAGCAAGGGCCCAATGGAG GGAGCTTCCACTTCATCAACAGAGGCCTTTGGCCATCGAGCCAAGCGGGCACGAGTGTCCG ccCCAGCAGAGCAATATCTGCAACAGAAGCTTCCAGATGAGGTAGTTTTGAAGATCTTCTCCTACTTACTGGAACAGGACCTCTGTCAGGCAGCTTGTGTCTGCAAGAGATTCAGCCAGCTAGCTAACGACCCCATCTTATG GAAGCGTCTATACATGGAGGTGTTTGAGTACACGCGTCCCATGATGCACCCTGAGCCCGGCAGGTTCTACCAGGTCAGCCCCGAGGAGCATGAACATCCAAACCCCTGGAAGGAGAGCTTCCAACAGCTG TACAAAGGCGCTCATGTAAAACCAGGCTTTGCTGAGCATTTCTACAGTAACCCTGGCAGATACAAAGGCAGAGAGAACATGCTG TATTATGACACCATTGAGGATGCGCTGGGAGGAGTACAGGAGGCCCACTTTGACGGTCTAATCTTCGTCCACTCTGGCATCTATACAGATGAGTGGATTTATATAGAGTCTCCCATCACCATGATTGGTGCAG CTCCTGGTAAAGTAGCAGATAAGGTGGTGATAGAGAATACTAGAGACTCAACGTTTGTCTTCATGGAGGGCTCAGAGGATGCCTATGTGGGATACATGACCATCAAG tttAATCCTGATGATAAGTCGGCACAGCACCATAACGCCCACCACTGTCTGGAGATCACCGTCAACTGCAGCCCCAACATCGACCACTGCATCATCCGCTCCACATGCACAG tgggttcagctgtgtgtgtgagtggccAGGGAGCGTGTCCAACCATCAAACACTGCAACATAAGTGACTGTGAGAACGTAGGACTGTACATTACGGATCACGCACAG GGCATttatgaagacaatgaaatcaGCAACAACGCGCTAGCAGGAATTTGGGTGAAAAACCACGGTAATCCCATCATTAGACGTAACCACATCCACCACGGACGAGATGTTGGAGTGTTCACCTTTGATCACGGCATG GGCTACTTTGAGAACTGCAACATCCATAGAAACCGTATTGCAGGCTTCGAGGTAAAGGCCTACGCCAACCCCACGGTGGTGCGCTGCGAGATCCATCACGGACAAACGGGAGGAATCTACGTCCACGAGAAGGGCAGGGGACAGTTTATAGAGAACAAAATCTATGCCAATAACTTCGCTGGTGTGTGGATCACGTCCAACAGTGACCCCACGATACG GGGAAATGCTATATTCAACGGTAACCAAGGAGGCGTGTACATATTTGGAGATGGCCGAGGTTTGATAGAGAGTAACGACATCTATGGTAACGCCTTGGCGGGAATCCAGATCCGAACCAACAGCTGCCCCATCGTACGGCACAACAAGATCCACGATGGACAGCACGGCGGCATCTATGTG CATGAGAAAGGCCAGGGGGTGATTGAGGAGAACGAGGTTTACAGCAACACACTGGCTGGAGTCTGGGTGACCACAGGCAGCACTCCTGTCCTCCGCAAGAACCGCATCCACAGTGGCAAACAG gttggtgtgtatttctacgaCAACGGTCACGGTGTGTTGGAAGACAACGACATCTATAATCACATGTACTCTGGTGTACAAATAAG GACGGGGAGCAACCCAAAGATCAGGCGCAACAAGATCTGGGGAGGCCAGAATGGAGGGATTTTAGTCTACAACTCAG GTTTGGGCTTTATCGAGGACAATGAGATCTTTGACAACGCCATGGCCGGGGTGTGGATCAAGACGGACAGCAACCCCACGCTGAGACGGAATAAGATTCATGACGGCAGAGACGGAGGCATCTGCATCTTCAATGGAGGCAGAG GTCTGCTGGAAGAGAACGATATCTTCAGGAACGCTCAGGCCGGTGTGCTCATCAGCACCAACAGCCATCCAATACTCCGCAAGAACCGCATTTTTGACGGCTTCGCTGCAG gtATTGAGATCACTAACCACGCCACAGCCACGCTGGAGGGCAACCAGATCTTCAACAATCGCTTCGGAGGCCTGTTTCTGGCCTCGGGGGTCAACGTCACCATGAAAG ATAACAAGATTCTGAATAACCAGGATGCCATTGAGAAGGCGGTGAGCAGAGGACAGTGTCTCTACAAGATCTCCAGCTACACCAGTTACCCCATGCACGATTTCTACAG ATGTCACACCTGTAATACAACAGATAGGAACGCCATCTGTGTTAACTGCATCAAAAAGTGCCACCAAGGGCACGATGTAGAGTTTATACGGCACGATCG GTTTTTCTGTGACTGCGGAGCGGGAACGTTGTCCAACCCGTGCACGCTGGCCGGAGAGCCCACACACGACACAGACACTCTGTATGACTCGGCGCCGCCCATCGAGTCCAACACGCTGCAACATAACTGA